A region of Rhodoferax potami DNA encodes the following proteins:
- a CDS encoding RidA family protein, which translates to MTQVLQPAHWARPRGYANGVMARGQMVFVAGMIGWDAQCEFHTDDLAGQVRQALRNIVEVLNEAGAKPEHITRMTWYVTDKREYVAAYPEIGKAFREIIGSFNAAMTAVQVQALVEDRAKVEIEVTAVIPD; encoded by the coding sequence ATGACCCAAGTTCTTCAGCCCGCCCACTGGGCCCGTCCGCGCGGATACGCGAATGGCGTGATGGCGCGAGGTCAAATGGTTTTTGTGGCGGGAATGATTGGCTGGGATGCCCAATGTGAGTTCCACACTGACGATCTGGCAGGTCAAGTCCGCCAGGCGCTGCGCAATATTGTGGAAGTTTTGAACGAGGCGGGCGCAAAGCCCGAACACATCACGCGGATGACGTGGTATGTCACGGACAAGCGTGAATATGTAGCTGCTTACCCTGAGATTGGCAAAGCATTCCGCGAGATCATCGGCAGCTTCAACGCCGCCATGACGGCAGTCCAGGTGCAAGCCTTGGTGGAAGACCGCGCCAAAGTTGAGATTGAAGTGACGGCGGTGATTCCTGATTGA